Part of the Hirundo rustica isolate bHirRus1 chromosome 28, bHirRus1.pri.v3, whole genome shotgun sequence genome, TCCCGGCGCCtgaaaggagctggaaagaaagatggggagagaCTTTTCACTAGGGCAACGcggaatggcttcaaactgcccgggggcagggatgggggggACGTTCGGAAAGGGAATCCTGGCTGGGAGGgcggagcagggctgggatggaattcccagacaagctctggctgctcctggatccctggaatgtcccaggccaggctggacagggcttggagcggcctgggacagcgggatttgtccctgcccgtggcagagggtggaacaaggtgatcttttcccacccaaaccatcccggAATTCTGTAATTCCGTGAAATGTTTTGGGATGGGTCTGGGTTGGGTGTTAAAGGAGTTTCCTGCCTCTGGGCGGTGACAGGGATGAGCGGTCCCGCTCAGGAACATCACTGCTGCATTTCAGCTCCTCAGGTGCCCGCTGTGGGCCGGGTCCGTCCGAGCCCAGCAATGGGGAGCTGGGAAAACCCAGGCCAGTCACAACCCGGGAGCTGTTCCCATTTCCCAGAGGAACAAACCGAGGATGGAGAGCTCagccccgggagctgctcccatttcccagaggaacaaaccagggatggagagctcagccccgggagctgctcccaaTTCCCGGAGAAACAAACCGAGGAtggagagctcagctctgggagctgctcccattTCCCgggagaaacaaagcagagaggagagctcggccccgggagctgctcccattTCCCAGAGGAACAAACCGAGGATGGAGAGCTCAGCCCCGGGAGCTGTTCCCATTTCCCAGAGGAACAAACCAGGGATGGAGAGCTCAGctccgggagctgctcccatttcccagaggaacaaaccagggatggagagctcagctccgggagctgctcccattTCCCGGGAGAAACAAACCGAGGATGGAGAGCTCagccccgggagctgctcccattTCCCGGGAGAAACAAACCGAGGATGGAGAGCTCAGCCTTGGGAGCTGTTCCCATTTCCCAGAGGAACAAACCAGGGATGGAGAGCTCAGCCCCGGGAGCTGTTCCCATTTCCCGGGAGGAACAAACCGAGGATGGAGAGCTCagccccgggagctgctcccaaTTCCCGGAGGAACAAACCAGGGATGGAGAGCTCagccccgggagctgctcccattTCCCTGGAGGAACAAACCGAGGATGGAGAGCTCAGCCCCGGGAGCTGTTCCCATTTCCCAGAGGAACAAACCGAGGATGGAGAGCTCagccccgggagctgctcccattTCCCAGAGGAACAAACCAGGGATGGAGAGCTCAGCTCCGAGAGCTGCTCCCATTTCCCAGAGGAACAAACCAGGGATGGAGAGCTCAGctccgggagctgctcccattTCCCAGAGGAACAAACCGAGGATGGAGAGCTCagccccgggagctgctcccaattcccagaggaacaaaccagggatggagagctcagctccgggagctgctcccatttcccagaggaacaaaccagggatggagagctcagccccgggagctgctcccattTCCCAGAGGAACAAACCAGGGATGGAGAGCTCAGCTCCGAGAGCTGCTCCCATTTCCCAGAGGAACAAACCAGGGATGGAGAGCTCAGCCCcgggccaggagcagcagcgggGGCACGGGGGGCTCGGAGAGCcgtgggagagcagcagcatttaCAGCCGGGGGGTGAGGGGCAGCCCAAGGCTGGCAGGAAAGGGCAGCTGCTTCCTCAGGAGAggcagctggaagggaaggaaattcctctctctctggccagTGCACTTGTCTGGAAGAAATCAGGTGGTTTCCCCAccaaatttattatttttatttttatttttatttttatttttatttttatttttatttttatttattttgtttattttattttattttattttattttattttattttattttattattttattttattttattttattttattttattttattttattttattttattttattttattttattttattttattttattttcccaccaTGCTCTCCATGCCATAACTCCCTTTTAGAGTTTCCACCACCGTTTCCTCCTTTGGagaaattccagggaaaagtctcatctgctggaaaagctgttccctccacaatttttttttttttaatatataaaataattaatttttaataataacatTTTAGTAACCTCTACAAAATactgccagcagcagaactCCTCTCAAGACCAAACACTCTCAAGGGGAAGGTGCTGAGTGCATCCTCGGGGTGGGAGCTCCCGGTGGGACCCAGCTCCATTTccagggggatggggaggagctgggaacagaAAGAGCCGTGAAAAATTTCCGTGACGCTTCTGGCAGCATCCAGCCCCGAGGCCCCCGGCTGAGCTCGGGGCCTTCCAGGAGGCTGAAATTGCTGCGAAATTTCATTTCTGAGGCGCAGCCTGGTTTCCTGCCTCCACAGCCGGTGGGAGGAAGTTCCCCCAGAAATGGGTTTTCCACTTTATTTGTTCATTTCCCATCCgttctctcctttttccctaCTCCTCTCCTGCCAGCTTTGGGTTGGCTTTTGGTGCTTTGTGTTAAAGCAACATTTTCCTGCCCTTGCCCAGGAGAAACAGGATGTCCTGGGGTTTTCTCGAGTCCATTCTCTGTTCTCTCTTCTTCCATTCCCAACAAGGGCTAAAAGGACAagagaagtgagaaaaaaataggaaagagcAAAAGAAGCGGTTTTCTCCTTCTGAGAATCACTTcactgggggggaaaaaaaaaaaaaaaggcatttaaggAGTGACCCTTATTGCTTGAAAATAATAGTGTGTTTATAGGAAAATACCTGTGTAAAATGATCTCCTGCAAGGTGTTTGAGGGCAGAGGTGGCACTCAGGGGattgctctgctctgtcctAGGGCTGCCTGTCCCTCCAGGGGAGCACCATCAAGGTGGTGGCCGCTAAcccagaggaaggagggaaattCATCTTTGAGATCGTCCCAGGTGAGGATGCTCCTCACGTGCTTTGGGGCTGGACCGGCCACCCAAAATCACTCGGGCCGCTCCTTTCGCCGTCCTTGCGCTCCCACCTCTTTCCGGGGTTCCCGGAGCGCCGTCCCACAGGAAAATGAATTTCTTGCTCTCCATATCCACAcgccggggctggggcagggccctGTGGCCGTACCCGTGTCCCAGGCTGAGGAGAAGCTCTgccaagctgcagctgcagcagtttcTGTTCCTTCCTTGCGGATCTCGAAGCGGGAAACGTCCAAGCTCCGCTCCCCCCGCAGCCAGCGGGGCTTTAATGGGGAAACTCGGAGCCAGAAGCACTGAACTAAGAAAACAACGAGAAGGTGTTTTGATTTAAGAACCCCTCCTTAGATGTGTTGTTTCTGCAGGGGTGGCTGGGGAGCAGAACCGGGCCGGGCAGGACTCCTGCGTGCTCATGGCCAGTTCCCAGGCGGAGATGGAGGAGTGGGTGAAATCCATCCAGCGCGCGCTGGGCCCGGCGCCCGGAGGTACGGAGGGGAGTagggacagctcctgcagggGGATCGCCCGCTCCCCTGGGGCCTGCAGCACTTCTCGGGAGGGTTTGGTTCGGAAATCCCTGGAAAACGGGGCTGGAACGTGTCCCTTGTGACTCCCCTGTGAGCTGCTCCCGGAGCAGCCCCTGGCGCTGGGGCAGTGCTGAGGAGAGCCAAGGCTGGGTGAACATCTCTTGGCTGGCTTCATCTTCTTCTGTCAACCTCCTCCTGGGCTTTTTGACCCTGAAAATGTTCTTGAGAACAGCTCCCATTCAGGGACAAAGCCTTGAAAAGAATGTTGTATTTCACCTGCCAGTCTCCtggctttgcttttcccctGCCTTTTCTGGCTCAGCCCCTCCTTTCTGCCCCCATTTGTTCTCCAGCCTGCCTGGGTCACACCCTCACCCTCACACACCCAGGCATggacctgtgccagggcctcaccaccctcccagctgggaattccttcccaatatcccatctaaatctttcttccttcagcttaaagccattccctgtgtcctgtccctccaccccttgtccccagtccctctccagctctcctggagcccatTCAGGCCCTGGAAGCGTCTCTGAGCTCTCcatggagccttctcttctccaggctggacacccccagctctcccagcctgttttccctctgcatccctgaGTTTTTCTGCCTCTAAACTGGaccaggctgtgccctgggggAGGCAGCATCACCCAGCTGAAAGGAGAATtgagccaggaattcccagggcATTGTCCCAGCTGGCTCTAATATTTAATAATGGCTCTGCCTCTGATCCTTTTTAAACTTAGGAGGCCGTTGGTCTCTTGCAGCTAAATTAAGTGACTTtagatgaaagaaaatgtgaatttatagcagcacaggacagcagAGAAGTCAGGGACTGTGGAGATGCATTTTATGTCAATACACAGGGTAACAGGTCCCAAAGCTCCCCAAACTTGAGGGTTTTGGCTCCAGTGTAAACTGGGGCAAGATGAGCTTTTAGAGGAAGCCCTGCCTGGGGGAGTTTTGGCCGGaccccagctgggagcagccccatgGCCCAGGTCCTGTGAACTTATTGCACACCgagaagcagaaaagctgcagagtgtgaagaaaacagcaacagcatCTCCAAAATCTCGGTGTGGTTttgcagggctggctgccacTCCCACGGCCTGGGGAAGGTGCCCCCAGAGCAACAAATCTGCAGTGAAATAACCAATTCAATATCAGCTACCAAAGCAGAggggccaaaaaaaaaaaaaaaaaaaagagagggaggtTTGCTCCTGGTGTGCACAGTGACAGGTTTGTGGGCTTTAAAATGAAGTGTGAGCAAGTGACAAATGAAACAGCCCCAGGGGCAGGCAGGTGCTGACAAGCCTTGTGGCCCCAGATGAGGtttccctgcatttccctgctctggaggaTGCCTGGGAGCGATTTCAGCCCTCAGCCCACGAGGTGAACACaccccaggcactgccagggcaggagcgtggcagaggagcaggggacCCTTTGCTGCTGGTATTCCAGAGATGGAATtgggattttcctgctctggcCATGCTCCAGGCCCCaagcaggaagagctgggatccaggctctgcttctcctgcaaGTTCAGGGGGAAAATGCCAGGTTTAATGGCAAGGAAAGGTGCCAGCCCCTGTGGAGCACAGCTGTCCTTGGAAACAGGGGAGTTTCAGGAGAGGGGAGAcggaagaaaagcagctggatCAGGAAGAATTCCAGCTCCAAATCCCTGcaaggatctttttttttttatttcttggtgGTCTCCTGTGCTTTCTACACCCCTCAGCTTTGTGGGATGagcttccttccctccctgtgccctgtctcCCTCTGGATCAGTGTCCTGCTCacaggcagcagcccccagggctTCTTTCAGTCATTTTGAGACCTGTCAGCTGCTTGGAGGAGGAACGAGGTTTTGATTTGCCATTTTCATCTTGGGAAaagctctgcttcctgcagaaCTTTGTTTCTGCAGAGGGGTTCAGAGGGTTCTGgtgcctggcagagcagcagctcctgctggccccgacacctgggcaggtgaggtgtccttgatgccttgagaggccACCTGGGACAGAGGCTAGgcagtgttaaaggaataacgggggtatttattaaaaggcctttaaaggACACAGCTTGGGCAGTGCAGGAGCCTGGGCAGAGCTACACCCAAGATAGACGATGGGTCACgagttttcacatttttataagtcTTGGTCCATTTCCATATTGGGGgtaattgtccaattacagcttcaggtgaTGAATCCATCCTCCCAGTCTGCTCTCCTCGATTCCCTGTTTGCACTTTTTGGGCCCAAAGCTGCAATGTCATTCTTGGtcctcaggctggaaaaggattgttttgtctgactaAACCGTGATGAGAATTTACTAACACTTTATACGGAGTTCAGAGTTATTTACTAACGAAATACGAAAGCTAAACCTTTAGGCCTGACCCTGAGCTGAGCTCTGACCCggtgccctgtccccagccgTGTTCGGGCAGCACCTGGCAGAGACCATGGCCTACGAGCAGAACCTGGGGCAGCACCAGGTGCCCATCCTGGTGCAGAAAAGCACCGAGTTCATCCGGGAGCACGGCGTGGGCGAGGAGGGAATCTTCCGCCTGCCCGGCCAGGACAACCTGGTCAGACAGCTCCGGGACGCCTTCGACGCCGGGGAGAGACCCTCGTTCGACAGGTAACGCTGcctccccctctcccacccccaaattccagggaagagcagccagTTCCACCTtccagagcccagcagtgccctgcaggAAAGATGAACGCTCCAGGAGGGCTTGAGGAGGAGAGAGGATTCAGCAGAAACCACAAAAACGGAGTCAGAGGGTGCTGAGATGAGATTCCTGGGAATAAAGGAAAGCACACGCCAGGATTGAGGGGGGAGTGGtagaaagctgctgctgcagtccagGCACCCAGGGTGCCCAGTGAAGGGTATTGGTAAGTCCTACAAAAACGCAGCTCTGAGAAAGTCCCTCCGTTTTTATGCTTGTAGTATTATAAATAGCAGTATTTTACAACCCCGACCAATCGTCGAAGTAACTGACCTGGGGGATTTTTGCTTGAAGTTTATAAGAGTTTGGAGACTTCAAGGTAGGTCAGATTAGAGGCCCGTGATCTTGACAGTGTCCCCTTGACAGGATGTAAATACAAGGGCTGCAAAGCTGCAAACATCTGTCCTGGCAGAACATCCCCAGtaattgctgctgctctggaatCCCGCCGAGGCTCTGCTGGGGAGGGCGGCCGAGCAGGGGAGGATCTGCACGGGACCCTcgggagcccagagcagcctttgCTGGCAGTGGGAGGTGGGAGAAGGGTTTTGCTCTCTTTTCCTTGGTTCTTCACCCGTTTGAATGCAGTGACAAGAGCCAGGGTGGTGCTCCAGACCTGCACCTCCCACTCGTTAAACAAAGTGGCTCCAGAGGAGTCCAGTGGGTGAAGAGAAGTGATTTTAGGTacacaaagcagagcagggagattgAGACAGCAAACCCTGTGTCGTGCCAGGGACAGCTGCTGTTGGCTTtggctcctgcagtgcccaaagctgtgcccagagctgtgccagggtgatggagcagccagagcaggcaTTGCCTGCCAGGATGTCCAAGGGAAGGCCAGCTGAGTTAAGCTACGACTCTGATTGTGCTTGCTCAAATCTCGGCTttgggaggaggcaggagcccTCAAAGGATTTCCTGCTACCCCAGTGCAGCCCAGGTGTGGACACTGGGACCTGCCAACCCTCAAGGTGGGGAAAATCATCCCCAATCCTTCATTTCCCTGCCGGCCATTCCCTGGCCGTGGACGCCCCTAGCTCGCTCCGGCCTCCTCGTTTCCACCTCTGTGTCTccacagctgcacacagagctcaaACAGCTCAAACAGAGCCAGGACCTGCTGGGTTTGAGCTTCCCTTTGCACGTTGCAGGGACACCGATGTGCACACCGTCGCCTCCCTGTTCAAGCTGTACCTGCGGGAGCTCCCCGAGCCCGTCGTGCCCTGGCTGCAGTACGAGGATTTCCTGCTCTGTGGGCAGGCTCTGGAGGCTGATGAGGCAAAGGTAGAGGTGCTTTGGTTCTCTTCCTCCTGGCCTTAAGGTCAGTGCAGTGCCAGGGCACGTTGTGAGCTGGAGGTGCCAAATGCAGAGCGGCACCGGCCGCTGAGCTTTGGAATccggggagggaaaaaaggaaggaaaaaaacattgaaaagaaaaactcccCCGGAGCCAGTGAGGTTTCCCAGCTTGGCTTCCCAAGCCATGTGGGTTTGTGAGTTTTAAAGCTtaaatttctgcttctccttggGGTTTAAAATGTCCTAAATATTTCTACACAAGACACAAGAGGAGATGAGGCAGGATCAGCTCTTTCCAGAGCCCATCCCACatgtgctgggctggaggggacccTGCTCCTTCTGTGGCTGCTCCTCCTtgctgagccctgcagaaccTCTCTGTGTCCCAGAGAGAAATGTAACTCCAAGGGGAGCAAATGCCAGGAGAATCAGAGTCATGGATTAACTAAGTTTGGAGAAGATCCCCAAGATCATCAACCACTGACCCCGTCCACAAGTGCCACCACACGTGTTTGGAAGGCTGGGGATGCCCCCACTGCCCTGGGACTGGTGGAGTGTCCAGGAGGAGACCCCACACAGGACTGGAGGGACCAAGAGTCATTCTTGGATCCCTTTGTGCCTGTGACTCCTCCTGGAACTCTTCTTTACCATTTAGGGCCACCAGGAGCTCCTGAAGCAGCTGTCCCTCCTCCCCAGAGACAACTACAACCTCCTCAGCTACATCTGCAGGTCAGTGCTCTGCACGAGGCATGGACAGCTCAGGTTtggtgctggggagcaggaacGTCCTCCCGAAGGATGACTCCTCCAGGCAGAGCCTTCCTAAGCTGTGCCTTGGTTCCTCTTGAGTCACCAGATCCCGACTTTTGTAGAGGAGAATTTCAGCCCCTGGGGTAAAGCCCCTCACAATGTCTGAGCATGAATCACCACCCTCAAACTCACAAATCTCTGAGGAGGAAAACCAGGTGTAGTTTTCCTGGACAAAAGCTTTGTGTGCCAAAATTTCCCGGTTTCACCCAGCCTGGGTGGTTTTTCTCTGGTTGGAGGTTTGATGAGGGGATTCTCTTCCTTTCTGATTTGTTTCTAAAGGGAGCAACTCCTCTCATGGTGGGTTTTATTCTGGTGCCAGTAAAATCCAGGTCAGTTCTGAGGCCAAACATTTCTGTCCTGTGACtgagaggaggagctgggagggtgAATCAGGATTTTTTCACCAGTGAGGCTTTTTGCAATCTTCCACCTCTGATGTGAAATGTTATCTCTGGAATTCTGGCAGGTTTCTCTATGAAATACAACTGAACTCCAGCGTCAACAAGATGAGTGTGGACAACCTGGCTACAGTGATTGGAGTGAACCTCATCAGACCCAGGATAGAGGACCCTGCAATCATCATGAGAGGTAAAAGGGCCTCTGGGAATAATTGGCATAGGAACACCTGGCACGCTGAAATCTTGAGCTGCATCCACAGGCTTGAAATTAAAGATTTTCTGTGGTGGAGCTGAAAGAAAGCCAGAAATGTGCCTGGGCACAGTGAGTGCAGCAGGGCAGAGTCAAGCCATGTCTTTGTTTATGGTGACAAAAACCCCTCAGGAATTACACTGTGCGTTCCCTTCATGGAGTTCAGCAGATTCAGGAATTTGGTGGGGTCATCTCTGCGCTGCTTAGAGCAGGAATGTGTAAAATCCCTCTTGGGGGAACTCAAAGAAATGCGGGAACTCATTTTCTTTTACTCATTAAATTGACTGTGTTTGGCTTTATGATCCTGCTCCTTGCTTTCCGTTCCGTCTCCATCTTAGACACCAGAAACACCAAGCAGGAAACCCAAGTGGTGTGAGGGATCCCGTGGCACTGGGTTTGCCCCTGACAATCTCTAATTCCTCCAGGCACACCCCAGGTCCAGAAGGTGATGACTGTGATGATCAGTGACCATGAAAAGCTCTTTCCCCCGTCCAAGGATGTGCCTCCCTCCCCACCTGCCCAAAAAACCGAGAAGAAAGCTCCTGTGCCTCGCagctctgtgggctggggagctgcagaggacCCCGCAGCACCCCGAGGCTCCACTCAGCTGGTAAGGATTGATCCCCAGGGGAATAATCAAAGCTACGTTTATTAAACGTGTGGTTAATTGTGGCAGGCTCTGACAGGTCAGCGAGCCACGAAAGCACTGAAGTGCTATTTATAGGTTAAAAAGCTGTATCTGTCACCCCTGGAATATTTACATCAGGAAAATGGTGTAGATAAACTTTCCactttcctgtggaaaatctgcTGTTCTGGGAAATATGAAAACTCCCAAAGCTTTTTGGCCAAACAGCTGAGCACATGAAACCTCTTCAGCTCAGGCTGGTGAAGGGAAAACATTGAGGATTAAACGCTTTCGTCTGAAGGAATCTCTGCAAAAATGGTAAATGTGGTGCAGTTCAAAGTGGTTTTTTATGGAAAAGTGTGGCCATTCCTCCTGCACTCTCAAACGTGCCCTTTGTAAACCTTGCAGtgcagcagtggctgtggtggcagcccgggctgctccagggctctccCAAAGCCGTGCTCTCTTTTCCAGAGGGATCACCCCAATTCCAGCAGCgcccctggcccagctgccGCCTCGAGCATCCCCGGGGAGGACACAGACCCACTGGGAACGTGGAAAACACAGCCAAGGAAAAGAACTCAGACTTTACCAACGAAGAAATCCTTCCCGGCAGCGGCCGCTCCGGGGGAGAAGGGCAGCAAGGAGAGGAACAACGTCCTTGGCAGTGActtttggaaaagcagcacacGCCCCGTGGCCTCTGATGGACACAAGAGAACGTTGTCCCATGATCTTTTCAAGCTGCTCGACCTCCACAGGGCTTCAACCAACGACAGCGCTCCCCCCTCGCAGGCAGAGAGCGGGGAGGGCAgcggctccagccccagccctgccagcagcatctccgagaaggaattcctgccctgcTTCAGCCCCGGCCACGAGCCAAAGGAACCCGCCAGTCCcaccagcagccctgctgaggacCCCAACCCcgagcaggagagcagggagttCCTGCAAAGCATGATCCTCAAGCTGGAAAAGGATATGGAGGCACAGAGAAATGACTACGAGGAGCAAATTAAAAGGTAACTGCAGGGCGCTGCTTtctgcagagagggaaatgcgCAGCTCGGCACAGCGAACGCTGCACAGATTATTTCCCAGCAATGTTATGCAGTATATAATAGCAGTGATTAATGATGAAGTGCAGTATTTAGCAGGCTGTCTAAAAATCAATGCGCTGTACTGCACGAGCTGTGCTCTCACCACAGATACGTGTTATTACAATATCAATACTCCATAGCTCTTATCACGTCACTCAATGGCACTGCAGTGTTCCTGCCTTCCTTTGCACTGTCATAATTCCTGCTATTGCTGTGACATCGGACCG contains:
- the ARHGAP25 gene encoding rho GTPase-activating protein 25, yielding MSLKLPRNWDFNLKMDAAKIARSRSVMSGDPAGSGPGSPRAPERPLKLGWLRKQRSIVKNWQLRFFVLRGQQLLYYKDEDDAKPQGCLSLQGSTIKVVAANPEEGGKFIFEIVPGVAGEQNRAGQDSCVLMASSQAEMEEWVKSIQRALGPAPGAVFGQHLAETMAYEQNLGQHQVPILVQKSTEFIREHGVGEEGIFRLPGQDNLVRQLRDAFDAGERPSFDRDTDVHTVASLFKLYLRELPEPVVPWLQYEDFLLCGQALEADEAKGHQELLKQLSLLPRDNYNLLSYICRFLYEIQLNSSVNKMSVDNLATVIGVNLIRPRIEDPAIIMRGTPQVQKVMTVMISDHEKLFPPSKDVPPSPPAQKTEKKAPVPRSSVGWGAAEDPAAPRGSTQLRDHPNSSSAPGPAAASSIPGEDTDPLGTWKTQPRKRTQTLPTKKSFPAAAAPGEKGSKERNNVLGSDFWKSSTRPVASDGHKRTLSHDLFKLLDLHRASTNDSAPPSQAESGEGSGSSPSPASSISEKEFLPCFSPGHEPKEPASPTSSPAEDPNPEQESREFLQSMILKLEKDMEAQRNDYEEQIKSLQKENYEAWAKVVRLNQDMEQEKKKCGELELRLMNMQRLKEELEKKAKMLEEEIKNLTKPTSKTCAKVN